In Primulina eburnea isolate SZY01 chromosome 5, ASM2296580v1, whole genome shotgun sequence, a single window of DNA contains:
- the LOC140832849 gene encoding monosaccharide-sensing protein 2-like: MKGATLVAIAATIGNFLQGWDNATIAGAVVYIKKELQLGAAVEGLIVAMSLIGATVITTCSGTISDWIGRRPMLILSSLFYFLSGLIMLWSPNVYVLLLARLLDGFGIGLAVTLVPLYISETAPSEIRGLLNTLPQFTGSGGMFLAYCMIFGMSLTPSPSWRVMLGVLSIPSLLYFVLTVLFLPESPRWLVSKGKMLEAKSVLQKLRGREDVSGEMALLVEGLVVGGETSIEEYIIGPADDLDENQDPSVDKDRIKLYGPEEGLSWVARPVTGQSRISLVSRQGSMVNQSIPLMDPLVTLFGSVHEKLPETGSMRSMLFPNFGSMFSTAEPHIKNEEWDEESLQREGEGYTSEIGDGDSDDNLQSPLISRQNTSMEKDMVNPQSHGSILSMRRHSTLNAGEAIGSMGIGGGWQLAWKWSEREGEDGTKEGGFKRIYLHQEGAHGHGSRRGSLVSIPGGDGPVDGEFIQAAALVSQPALYSKELMDQRPIGPAMVHPSEAASKAPRLAALLEPGVKRALMVGIGIQILQQFSGINGVLYYTPQILQQAGVGVLLSNLGLGSDSASFLISAFTNFLMLPCIAIAMRFMDIAGRRYLLLRTIPVLVISLVVLVIGNVINLGTVAHAVISTICVVLYFCTFVMGYGPIPNILCSEIFPTMVRGICIAICSLVFWICDVIVTYSLPVMLSSIGLAGVFGIYAIVCVISFVFIFLKVPETKGMPLEVITEFFAVGAKQAAKPEQ, encoded by the exons ATGAAGGGGGCAACACTGGTAGCCATTGCTGCTACAATTGGCAACTTTTTGCAGGGTTGGGATAATGCCaccattgcag GGGCTGTTGTTTATATCAAGAAAGAGCTTCAATTGGGAGCTGCGGTAGAAGGTCTTATCGTGGCAATGTCACTCATTGGGGCCACGGTCATCACGACTTGCTCTGGGACGATATCTGACTGGATTGGTCGTCGTCCGATGCTTATTTTGTCATCCTTGTTCTATTTTCTCAGCGGCCTGATAATGCTATGGTCACCAAACGTGTATGTTCTTCTTCTGGCAAGGCTGTTGGATGGGTTTGGTATTGGACTTGCTGTTACTCTAGTTCCCCTCTATATATCTGAGACGGCTCCATCCGAGATACGAGGCTTGTTAAATACTCTTCCTCAGTTCACAGGCTCTGGTGGAATGTTTCTGGCTTATTGTATGATTTTTGGAATGTCCTTGACTCCATCACCTAGCTGGCGAGTGATGCTTGGAGTTCTTTCTATTCCCTCTCTTTTATATTTTGTGTTGACTGTACTGTTTTTGCCTGAATCTCCTCGATGGCTAGTAAGTAAAGGAAAAATGCTTGAGGCTAAAAGTGTTCTGCAGAAACTGCGTGGCAGAGAGGATGTATCTG GTGAGATGGCTTTACTAGTTGAAGGTTTGGTTGTTGGTGGTGAAACTTCCATAGAAGAGTATATCATTGGTCCAGCAGATGACCTTGACGAGAATCAAGACCCATCAGTCGATAAAGACCGTATCAAATTGTATGGCCCCGAGGAAGGCCTCTCATGGGTTGCCCGTCCAGTCACGGGTCAGAGTCGTATTAGCCTTGTCTCCCGCCAAGGAAGCATGGTAAATCAAAGCATCCCGCTAATGGATCCACTCGTGACGCTCTTCGGCAGTGTTCATGAGAAACTCCCTGAGACAGGAAGTATGAGAAGCATGCTATTCCCAAATTTTGGTAGCATGTTCAGCACTGCTGAGCCTCACATTAAAAATGAAGAGTGGGATGAAGAGAGTTTGCAAAGAGAAGGTGAGGGTTATACATCTGAGATCGGTGATGGAGATTCGGATGACAATTTGCAGAGTCCATTGATCTCACGTCAAAATACGAGCATGGAGAAGGACATGGTCAATCCTCAGTCCCATGGCAGCATCTTAAGCATGAGGCGTCATAGTACTCTAAATGCGGGAGAAGCAATCGGTAGTATGGGCATTGGTGGTGGTTGGCAATTAGCATGGAAATGGTCTGAAAGAGAAGGTGAAGATGGAACAAAAGAAGGCGGGTTTAAAAGGATTTATCTACACCAAGAAGGTGCCCATGGCCATGGCTCAAGACGTGGCTCTCTTGTTTCAATCCCTGGTGGGGATGGTCCTGTAGACGGTGAGTTTATCCAAGCTGCTGCTCTAGTCAGCCAGCCAGCTCTTTATTCGAAGGAACTTATGGATCAGCGTCCAATTGGACCTGCAATGGTGCACCCGTCAGAAGCTGCTTCAAAAGCACCACGCTTAGCTGCTCTTCTTGAACCAGGTGTTAAAAGAGCATTGATGGTCGGGATTGGTATCCAAATACTGCAGCAG TTTTCTGGTATCAACGGAGTTTTGTACTACACTCCTCAAATTCTTCAACAGGCAGGCGTTGGAGTTCTGCTATCCAACCTTGGCCTTGGCTCCGACTCTGCTTCTTTCCTTATCAGCGCCTTCACTAATTTTTTGATGCTCCCTTGTATTGCCATTGCTATGAGGTTCATGGACATAGCTGGTAGAAG GTACCTTTTACTGAGAACCATTCCGGTTTTGGTAATATCACTGGTTGTCCTGGTTATTGGAAACGTGATTAATCTGGGCACTGTGGCTCATGCTGTGATCTCAACAATTTGTGTTGTGCTCTACTTTTGCACATTTGTTATGGGCTACGGACCGATCCCTAACATTCTCTGCTCGGAAATATTCCCCACAATGGTTCGCGGCATATGCATTGCTATTTGCTCCCTGGTTTTCTGGATATGTGATGTCATAGTTACCTACTCACTCCCCGTGATGCTTAGCTCCATCGGTTTAGCTGGCGTTTTTGGCATTTATGCTATTGTTTGCGTTATCTCGTTTGTTTTCATATTCTTGAAGGTTCCGGAAACGAAGGGTATGCCATTGGAAGTGATCACGGAGTTCTTTGCGGTTGGAGCCAAACAGGCTGCGAAACCGGAGCAATGA
- the LOC140832850 gene encoding LOW QUALITY PROTEIN: protein MULTIPLE CHLOROPLAST DIVISION SITE 1-like (The sequence of the model RefSeq protein was modified relative to this genomic sequence to represent the inferred CDS: deleted 3 bases in 3 codons), which translates to MASIWTIHIHASSSFPLRTWSDELQCPTESGRDFVCTKRNRRIKRGRFVVAAVSSDGDMRHENDAVVVEKSRRDVVEKHQQNPVNKLQETISSIPLFTVATGKFTGMNITIGLCIVATMLIVVVRGYTARKSRNSRSGSLADLVRRGQLKSDRRGISTPLKYDDPFNNPMIKVGKNNSTVEMCGKVYRLAPVTLTGEQQTIHQKRRSRAYQWKRPTIFLREGESVPPDVDPDTVRWIPSNHPFATTSSDIDEDLAQNNVYQKNGVPFRIQAEHEALQRKLEALQNEQKLSKLMIDPAAARDFERPYKSSMKSENQIEHNTANSKLGSNPSASDRIQSSGNKPPSEETRNPQVS; encoded by the exons ATGGCCTCAATTTGGACCATACATATTCATGCGTCGTCTTCTTTTCCT CTTCGTACTTGGTCCGATGAACTGCAATGTCCTACGGAATCAGGGCGTGATTTTGTGTGCACGAAACGGAATCGAAGAATCAAGCGCGGGAGGTTTGTAGTGGCAGCAGTTAGTTCAGATGGAGACATGCGCCACGAAAACGATGCCGTTGTTGTCGAGAAGTCTCGGAGAGATGTTGTGGAGAAGCATCAACAAAACCCAGTGAATAAGTTGCAAGAGACAATTAGCTCTATCCCTCTATTTACGGTCGCG ACTGGGAAATTCACTGGTATGAATATTACAATTGGATTATGTATTGTTGCG ACTATGTTAATTGTCGTGGTGAGAGGTTATACA GCAAGGAAGTCCAGAAACAGTCGTTCTGGCTCTTTAGCTGATCTTGTGCGCCGTGGACAGCTCAAATCTGATAGAAGAGGCAT TTCAACTCCTCTCAAGTATGATGATCCATTCAATAATCCTATGATTAAGGTCGGCAAAAACAATTCAACAGTTGAGATGTGCGGGAAAGTGTATCGTTTAGCTCCGGTGACTCTTACAGGTGAGCAACAAACAATCCATCAGAAACGAAGATCCCGGGCATACCAGTGGAAGAGACCAACGATATTTCTGAGAGAAGGAGAGTCAGTTCCTCCTGATGTCGACCCTGATACCGTCAGATGGATTCCCTCAAATCATCCCTTTGCAACTACTTCAAGTGATATTGACGAAGATTTGGCTCAAAATAATGTGTATCAGAAGAATGGTGTCCCCTTCCGTATCCAGGCAGAACACGAGGCATTGCAGAGAAAGCTTGAAGCT CTACAAAAT GAGCAAAAACTCAGCAAACTGATGATAGATCCTGCTGCAGCCAGAGATTTTGAGAGGCCATATAAGTCAAGTATGAAGTCAGAAAATCAGATAGAGCACAACACCGCAAATTCTAAACTGGGCTCTAATCCTTCTGCATCTGACCGGATTCAGAGTTCTGGGAACAAACCGCCATCCGAAGAGACACGGAACCCTCAAGTTTCATAG